The proteins below come from a single Pseudomonas chlororaphis genomic window:
- a CDS encoding GCN5 family acetyltransferase: MPEIHYTLLDEPLWPLMNKFYRAHQSSMKAVRDAQLWVARQDDIVAALCLRQVAGGHWLTGLFVDPAYRAQGIAARLIAEAVKAVQAPVWLFCHPDLREFYERRGFSFDPALPYAMAERLSRYARSKPMIAMGLVPPS; the protein is encoded by the coding sequence ATGCCTGAAATCCACTACACGCTGCTCGACGAACCGCTATGGCCGCTGATGAACAAGTTCTACCGCGCCCACCAATCCTCAATGAAGGCGGTGCGTGACGCACAGCTGTGGGTAGCGCGCCAGGACGACATCGTCGCCGCCCTGTGCCTGCGGCAGGTAGCAGGTGGGCATTGGTTGACCGGATTGTTTGTCGACCCGGCCTACCGCGCCCAAGGCATCGCGGCGCGGTTGATCGCCGAGGCGGTGAAGGCCGTGCAAGCGCCGGTGTGGTTGTTCTGCCATCCGGACCTGCGTGAATTTTATGAACGACGCGGATTCAGCTTCGACCCGGCCCTGCCCTATGCGATGGCGGAGCGATTGAGCCGGTATGCGCGCAGCAAGCCGATGATTGCGATGGGGTTGGTGCCTCCTTCTTAA
- a CDS encoding peptide deformylase (cleaves off formyl group from N-terminal methionine residues of newly synthesized proteins; binds iron(2+)): protein MIREILKMGDERLLRIAPPVPPEMFDSPQLWQLIDDMFQTMESVGGVGLAAPQIGVDLQLVIFGFEHSERYPDAEAVPQTILINPLITPLDPQMEEGFEGCLSVPGLRGAVERYRHIRYEGFDPKGQPVVRTASGFHARVVQHECDHLIGRLYPSRISDFSKFGFTEVMFPDLDPAADD from the coding sequence ATGATTCGCGAAATCCTGAAGATGGGGGACGAGCGCCTGCTGCGCATTGCCCCGCCCGTGCCACCGGAGATGTTCGACTCGCCGCAGCTGTGGCAGTTGATCGATGACATGTTCCAGACCATGGAAAGTGTCGGCGGCGTTGGCCTGGCGGCGCCGCAGATCGGCGTGGACCTGCAGTTGGTGATCTTCGGCTTCGAGCACAGCGAGCGATACCCCGACGCCGAGGCCGTGCCGCAAACGATCCTGATCAACCCGCTGATCACCCCGCTGGACCCGCAGATGGAGGAAGGCTTCGAAGGTTGCCTGTCCGTGCCGGGCCTGCGCGGCGCCGTGGAGCGCTATCGGCACATTCGCTACGAAGGATTCGACCCCAAGGGCCAGCCCGTCGTGCGTACGGCCTCGGGGTTTCACGCGCGGGTAGTCCAGCATGAGTGCGATCACCTGATCGGGCGCCTGTACCCGTCGCGCATCAGCGACTTCAGCAAGTTCGGCTTCACCGAGGTGATGTTCCCGGACCTGGACCCTGCGGCCGACGACTGA